The Streptomyces sp. NBC_01276 genome contains the following window.
CTCCTCACGTCCCGAAGCCATCGTCCGGGCCCTGGCCGCCGCCGGACTGGACGCCACCGAGGGCGGCCCGGTCTCCTACTGCCTGCCCTACGGGCGCACCCCCCTCGCCGAGTCCGTGGAGAACTGGGCCCGCTCCTGCGAACTGCTGGCCGAGCTGGTCCCCGCCCCGCGGGTGCCGCACCTGGAGAGCTTCGGCGGCTGCATGCTCGGCCAGCTCTGCCCTCCCGGACTGCTGGTGGCCCTGAGCCTGCTGGAAGGGCTGTTCTTCGTCCGGCACGGCATCCGCAGCGTCTCCCTCAGCTACGCCCAGCAGACCGACCCCGCGCAGGACGAGGAGGCGGTCCGCGCCCTGCGCCGCCTCGCCGCCGAGTTCCTGCCGGCGGGCGTGGACCGGCACGTCGTCCTCTACACCTACATGGGCGTCTTCCCGCGGACCGCGCGCGGCGCGACCCGGCTGCTGGAGGCCTCGGCCCGGCTCGCCGTACGGTCCGGGGCGCAGCGGCTGATCGTGAAGACCGCCGCCGAGGCGCACCGGATACCGACCGTGCAGGAGAACGTACGGGCCCTGGAGACGGCCGCGGCCGCCGCGGCCCTGTGCGAGCACCCCGCCGGTCCGCCCGGCCCGGCCGACGGCGAGGTGTACCGGGAGGCCCGTGCCTTCGTGGAGGCCGTGCTGGACCTGGCCGAGGACCCGGGGCGGGCGCTGCGCACCGCGTTCGCGCGGGGCGTGCTCGACGTCCCGTACTGCCTGCACCCCGACAACGCGGGCCGCTCGCGCAGCTTCGTCGACGCGGACGGGCGGCTGCGCTGGTCCGAGGTCGGGGCGATGCCGGCGGCCCCGTACCGGGGCGCGCCGCCGGGCCGGGCCCTGACCGCGGACGGACTGCTGGTGGCGCTGGGCTCGGTGGCCCGGCGCCACGACGGACCCCGGGCCCGCGCGTGAACACGGCACGGCACGGCCCCACCCCCACCGCCACCCCCACCACCCCCTTCGGACGATCAGGAGTCGCCATGGACCCGCACACCCCTCCCCCGCTCGGTGAGCACCTGCGGTCGCCGCGGCTGCGCTCCGCGATGCTCGTGCAGCAGGAAGTCCTCGACGCGGCACGCCGGTTCCTGCGCGGCGCGGGATTCGTTGAGCTGCTGCCGCCGCTGGTGGGACCGGTCACCGACCCCGGCGGGCGCGGCGCGAAGGCACTCGACGTGGACTACTACGGGCAGCCGTACAAGCTGATGACGAGCGCCATCCTCTACAAGCAGGCCTCGCTGAGGGGCTTCCCCAGACTCTTCTACATCGCGCCGAACGTCCGGGTGGAACCGCCGGAGACGGCGGGGACGGGCCGGCACCTGGTGGAGTTCCACCAGATCGACGTGGAGATGGCGGGCGGCACCCGGCAGGACGCGCAGGAGGTCGCGGCCGGACTGCTGACCCACGTGGTGGAGCACGTGTGGACGGCGGTGCCCCACCTGCTGCGCGAACTGGGCCGTGAGGAACTGGACTTCGCGGAGCTGCGGCAGGGCAAGTTCGACGCGCTGACCCACGCGGAGGCCGTGGCCCGGCTGGCCGGGCACGGCCATCCGCAGAGCCCCGACGCGGAGATCGACTGGGCGGGCGAGAAGGTGCTCTCCCTGGAGGCGGACCGGCCGTTCTTCGTCAACGACTACCCGAAGGGATCGCGCGGCTTCTACGACCGCGAGGACCCCGGGAACCCGGGCGTGCTGCGCAACTTCGACCTGATCGCGCACGGCGGGTACGGAGAGCTGGTCAGCGGCAGCGAGCGCGAGAGCCGGTACGCGGCGATCGTGACCCGGATGCGGGAGAGCGGCGAGAACCCGGCCAAGTACGCCTGGTACCTGGAGCTGGCCCGGGAGGGCATCGAACCCAGCGCCGGCTTCGGCATGGGCCTGCAGCGCCTCGTCCGGTTCCTGACCGGCCTGGACGCGCTGTGGCAGGTCAGCGCCTACCCGAAGCTGCCGGGGGTGATCGCGCCGTGAGCGGGCTGCGGGCGGACGGGTTCCCGCAGGAGGCGGTACGGGCCCGGGCGCGGGCGGGAACGGCCGGGGTGTTCCCGCCGGCCGGGGAGTACGGGGCGGCGCTGTTCGGGGCGGCCCCGGCCACCGCGCCGGACACCGCGGACGCACTGGACGAACTGCGGGTGGTGCCGCCGGTGTTCATGCCGAGGCGGCTGGAGAAGCTCATCGACCTGGGCCGGGAGCCCTCGTACGAGGACGTCGACCTGCGCACGGGGATCGGCGGATTCACCGCGCGGCTCCCGCTGTACCTGTCGGCCTTCGGTTCCACCCGGGCCGGCAGCGGCGACCTCGGCGTGGCCGCCGCCCGGCAGGCGGCACGGCTCGGGATCCCGATGGTGATCGGCGAGAACATGGTCCCCGTGCACGGCTACGGCAGCAGCTCGGCGCTGCTGGAGCGGGTGGCCGCGTACGCCGGGGAACTCCCCGACGGGGTGGGCGGGGTGGTGGTGCAGCAGTCCACCGAGGACGCCGACTCCGAGGTGTGGAACCTCCTCTACAGCGACCCGGGCAGCCGCCCGCTGCGCGACTCGGGCCGCCTCGGCTTCGAGCTGAAGGCGGGCCAGGGCGCGAAGCCGGGCCTCGGCGGGATGACCGTGGTCGGCGCCGCGGAGGCCGACCGCCTCGGCGGCCGGTTCGCGGTACGGGACCTGCTGGGCGACCCCGACGGGCGGCTGCTGCGGTGCGCGACCCCGGGGACCTTCACCGAGGAGATCGTGCGCCAGCAGCTGCGGTTCATGCGGAACAACTTCCCGCTGGCCCGCACCTGGGTGAAGTTCCACCCGGGCCGCGACATCGCCCGCGCGGCCGCCACGGCCTGGGCGGCGGGCGCGGACGCGGTCACCGTCGACGGCGCGGAGGGCGGCACCGGCTGGGCGCCGCGGGTGTTCCTCGAAGCGGCCGGGCTGCCGCTCGGCGAATGCCTGCGCCGCATCGGCAGCCCGGCCGGCGACCTGCTCGCCTCGGGCCGGATATGGGAGGGCGGCCGCGCCGTACGGGCCCTGGCGCTGGGGGCCACGGCCGTGGGCCTGGGCCGGGCCGCGCTGCTCGCCGTCGACGAGGACCCCGCGTCGGGGCTGGTCCGGCTGGTGGAGGCGCTGGCCCTGGAGGTGCGGCTGCTGGTCAGCGCGGTCGGCAAGTACCGCCCGGCCGACCTCTCCCCCGAGGACCTCTGGTCCCCCCGCACACCGGCGCCCGGCCCGGCCCCGCTGCCGGTCCCGGAGCCGTCGTGAACCCCCGCCCGGCGGGGCCCGGCGGGCGTCCCGGGGGCAGCCGTCGGGGCGGGGTCGTAAAGGCGCGGTTCCGGTTCGGGGAGGCGCCGGGGGTCACGCTGGCGCCCTCCCGCTCCCCCCGCCCCGGCCCCGGCGCCCGCGCGACCCGCGCCACCGCCACAGCCACCGCCACCGCCACGGCCACCGCCAGCCGGGCGGCCCGCGCCGCCGCGTGCGCCGCCGCCTCCCGGGCCCTCGCCGAGGCCGGGCTCGGCCACCTCGGAGGCCGCCTGGAACTGCGTACGTACGGGCCGGCGCCCGGAGCCCCGGGGCTCACCCGCGCCGCCCGCCGGGCCGTCGCCGTCGCGCTGACGGCCCGGCCCCGACCCTGACCGTCCACCGCCCCTCGCAGACAAAAGGTGCACCATGGAATCCCCCGTAGAAGGAACCGTCCCCGAGCGCGTGCAGTGGGGCCGGGTCGGCTCCCTGGTCGGCGGCCAGGCCGCCGTCCAGCTCGGCAGCTTCGCCCTGCTCATCGCCATGAACTGGACGGCGGTCCAGCTCGGCGGCACCCGCGCCGTGACCCTGCTGATGCTCGCCGCGACCGTGCCGCGGGCCCTGATGCTGATCTTCGGCGGGGCGGTGGCCGACACCCTCGGCCCGCGCTTCGTCCTGCTGCGCACCACGGCCGCGCGGGTCGCGCTGCTGGCCGTCGGATCCGTACTCACCGCCACCGCAGAGCAGTTGTGGCCGCTGGTGGTGATCGCGCTCGTCGAGGGGGTGCTGCTGGGGCTGGCCGGACCGGCCTCGGGCGTCCTGCTGCCCCTGTTCGCCCGGGGGGAGCAGCTGGCCCGCGCCAACTCCCTCTACGCGATGGTGCTGCGCGTCGCCCCGATCCTCGGCGCCCCCGCCGGGGCCTTCCTGATCACCGTCGGGCAGCTGTGGGTGGCCCTGCTGGCCGGCGCGGTGACCGGGGCGATCTGGTTCGGCTGCCTGCTGCACGTGACCCACGGTTTCGTCCGCCCGGAACCCGAGCCCGGGGTGTCGCTGGTCAAGCGCTCCGGTGACGGGTTCCGGCTGCTGGCCCGCCACCCGCGGCTGCGCTGGATGTTCGTCGCCGCGCTCTGCCTGGACATGGCCTTCAGCTGGCCCGCCGAGGTGGCCCTGCCGCTGCTGGTCTCCGAGCGCGGCTGGGGCGTGAGCGCGGTGGGCGTCGTCCTGGCGGCGTTCAGCGTGGGAGCGCTCGGTTCCAGTGCGGTCGGCGCGGCGCTCGCGCACCGCATCCCGATGTTCGTCCGGCTCGTCGTGACCGGGGCCGGGCTCGCCGCCGGGATCCTGGTGATGGCGCTGATGCCCTCGGTGGTGTCGCTCACCGCCGTGGCGGCCGGGGTCGGCCTGCTGTCCGGGCTCAACGGGCCCGCCATCGTGACCCTGTACCAGCAGTCCGCGCCGGAGGACCGGATGGGCGCCGCGATGTCGACCCTCTCGCTCTCCGGGATCGGTACGGCGCCGGTCTCGATCGCCGTCTTCAGCTCCCTGTCGCTGGTCCTCGGGGTGCAGACGACCTGGCTGGTGTGCGGGGCGATCGCCTTCGTCTCCCCGGTCGCCGCGGTACTGGCCCTGCGCCACCCGGCGCGGACCGAGGAGCCGGCCGTGACGGAGCTGCCCGTCGCGGCCGCGGCGTGAACGCGCCGCCGCGGGCGGCGGGGGCGGCCCGGCCGGCCGGCCCGCCCCTGCCGGCCCCGCCGGCCCCGCCACGCCTGCCGAGCCTGCCGAGCCTGCCGCGCCTGCCGCGCGTCCTGACGGACCCCGGTCCGGCGCGGGCGGTCCTGGTGGCCGCGGCTCCGCAGCTGTGGCTGGTGGACACCACCGCCTACCGGGACCACGCGGCCCGGCACGCGCCGGGCACCCTGGACGCCCAGGAGCTGGCGCGGGCGGCCGAGTTCGCGCTGGCGGCCGACCGGGACAGCTACGTCTGCGCGCACGTCGCCCTGCGCCGGCTGCTCGGCGCGTACCTGGGGCTGGCCCCGCGCGAGGTGACCGTGGAGCGGGCGCCGTGCGCGCACTGCGACGAGCCGCACGGGCGTCCCGTACTGCCGGGCGGGGCCCTGCACTTCTCGCTGTCGCACTGCACCGGGATCAGCCTGCTGGCCTTCGCGGACGCCCCGGTGGGGGTGGACGTGGAGGAGCTGGTGCGGCCGGAGGTGATCGCGGAGACCGCGGACGTGCTGCACCCGCGGGAGGCAGCGGAGCTGGCCCTGCTGCCCGCCCCCGCGCGGCCGTTGGCCTTCACCCGGGTGTGGACGCGCAAGGAGGCCTATCTGAAGGGGCTGGGAGTGGGGCTCTCGGAGGACCCGGCGGCCGATTACGTGGGCACCGGCCCGGCCCCGGCCCGGATGCCGGGGTGGTCCCTGGCGGACGTGACGGTCCCGGAGGGGCACTGCGCGGCACTGGCCCTCCGACTCCCGCCCGATGCCTAGCGGTCAACTGTCACATGTGAAATATTACCTGCGCTTCGAGCTACGGACCGAACTCCCCGAAAGGTCACCTCCGTTGCGCAGACTTGTCGCGACGGGAGCGGCGATATCCCTCGCCGCCCTCGCCCTCCTCTCCTCCCCCGCGGCGGCCGCCGCCCCACCCGCCACCCCGCCGCCGACGGCCGCGGGCGACCCGCGGGACCGGGAAGCGGTCGCTCCGCCGCCCGCCCCCCTCGAACTCCAGCGCCAGGCCCTGCGCCGGCAGGCCCTGGAGGACGTCGCTGCGGGCGGCGCCCCGTCCGGGCTGCGCGCCGAGGCCGACGGCACCCTCCCCCGTACGGCCAAGGTCGGCAAGCAGTACGTGGAACTCGCCCAGGAACGCAAGGACAAGGTCTTCGTCATCCTGGCCGAGTTCGGCGACCAGACGGACCCCCGC
Protein-coding sequences here:
- a CDS encoding methylaspartate mutase — encoded protein: MSGGATLLAPSAAREPAAPDASFGGFVARAAASGQLVVQPRMGFGDPRRMRDGLERTKDAVATTVGTLTIDSYTRVGDQDAARAALAEGTPLNGYPITTHSSGLTRALLEGVRGPAFPVQVRHGSSRPEAIVRALAAAGLDATEGGPVSYCLPYGRTPLAESVENWARSCELLAELVPAPRVPHLESFGGCMLGQLCPPGLLVALSLLEGLFFVRHGIRSVSLSYAQQTDPAQDEEAVRALRRLAAEFLPAGVDRHVVLYTYMGVFPRTARGATRLLEASARLAVRSGAQRLIVKTAAEAHRIPTVQENVRALETAAAAAALCEHPAGPPGPADGEVYREARAFVEAVLDLAEDPGRALRTAFARGVLDVPYCLHPDNAGRSRSFVDADGRLRWSEVGAMPAAPYRGAPPGRALTADGLLVALGSVARRHDGPRARA
- a CDS encoding asparagine synthetase A, which codes for MDPHTPPPLGEHLRSPRLRSAMLVQQEVLDAARRFLRGAGFVELLPPLVGPVTDPGGRGAKALDVDYYGQPYKLMTSAILYKQASLRGFPRLFYIAPNVRVEPPETAGTGRHLVEFHQIDVEMAGGTRQDAQEVAAGLLTHVVEHVWTAVPHLLRELGREELDFAELRQGKFDALTHAEAVARLAGHGHPQSPDAEIDWAGEKVLSLEADRPFFVNDYPKGSRGFYDREDPGNPGVLRNFDLIAHGGYGELVSGSERESRYAAIVTRMRESGENPAKYAWYLELAREGIEPSAGFGMGLQRLVRFLTGLDALWQVSAYPKLPGVIAP
- a CDS encoding glutamate synthase-related protein, giving the protein MSGLRADGFPQEAVRARARAGTAGVFPPAGEYGAALFGAAPATAPDTADALDELRVVPPVFMPRRLEKLIDLGREPSYEDVDLRTGIGGFTARLPLYLSAFGSTRAGSGDLGVAAARQAARLGIPMVIGENMVPVHGYGSSSALLERVAAYAGELPDGVGGVVVQQSTEDADSEVWNLLYSDPGSRPLRDSGRLGFELKAGQGAKPGLGGMTVVGAAEADRLGGRFAVRDLLGDPDGRLLRCATPGTFTEEIVRQQLRFMRNNFPLARTWVKFHPGRDIARAAATAWAAGADAVTVDGAEGGTGWAPRVFLEAAGLPLGECLRRIGSPAGDLLASGRIWEGGRAVRALALGATAVGLGRAALLAVDEDPASGLVRLVEALALEVRLLVSAVGKYRPADLSPEDLWSPRTPAPGPAPLPVPEPS
- a CDS encoding MFS transporter, with the translated sequence MESPVEGTVPERVQWGRVGSLVGGQAAVQLGSFALLIAMNWTAVQLGGTRAVTLLMLAATVPRALMLIFGGAVADTLGPRFVLLRTTAARVALLAVGSVLTATAEQLWPLVVIALVEGVLLGLAGPASGVLLPLFARGEQLARANSLYAMVLRVAPILGAPAGAFLITVGQLWVALLAGAVTGAIWFGCLLHVTHGFVRPEPEPGVSLVKRSGDGFRLLARHPRLRWMFVAALCLDMAFSWPAEVALPLLVSERGWGVSAVGVVLAAFSVGALGSSAVGAALAHRIPMFVRLVVTGAGLAAGILVMALMPSVVSLTAVAAGVGLLSGLNGPAIVTLYQQSAPEDRMGAAMSTLSLSGIGTAPVSIAVFSSLSLVLGVQTTWLVCGAIAFVSPVAAVLALRHPARTEEPAVTELPVAAAA
- a CDS encoding 4'-phosphopantetheinyl transferase superfamily protein, which encodes MNAPPRAAGAARPAGPPLPAPPAPPRLPSLPSLPRLPRVLTDPGPARAVLVAAAPQLWLVDTTAYRDHAARHAPGTLDAQELARAAEFALAADRDSYVCAHVALRRLLGAYLGLAPREVTVERAPCAHCDEPHGRPVLPGGALHFSLSHCTGISLLAFADAPVGVDVEELVRPEVIAETADVLHPREAAELALLPAPARPLAFTRVWTRKEAYLKGLGVGLSEDPAADYVGTGPAPARMPGWSLADVTVPEGHCAALALRLPPDA